The proteins below come from a single Dinghuibacter silviterrae genomic window:
- a CDS encoding sigma-54-dependent Fis family transcriptional regulator, whose amino-acid sequence MPYGLVADSPITEHPDYEHLLRPAYSFSEELIKKIFSTPEGIVCSFEEAVSLSSVRGVTDFQREVGVREFLFLPIYKGADAIGIFTLVSMAAGTFVAEERVLLEGIAREISVTLSNILAWETIERKNQLLERYKRQLEEENYYLQEQIKTHDRYQELIGTSPGMQQIYQLISEVAFTSSTVLILGETGTGKELVARAIHQASPRKDKRMVKVNCSALPVSLIESELFGHERGSFTGATEQRIGKFELANNGTLFLDEIGELSADLQVKLLRAIQEKEIERIGGKTTIKVNVRIVTATNRDLYREVQEGRFRSDLYYRLHVFPMTIPPLRERKEDIPALVGHFIQRYARNTGKQVTSVSKKVMEELMGYDWPGNIRELEHLVERSVILAKGSVIKDMHIPLGERKGVEKVEKPVRTLVENEREHILWALRKCNGKVFGHGGAAELLDVHVSTLNSKMRKLGIKKEQVFK is encoded by the coding sequence GTGCCGTATGGATTGGTTGCGGATTCGCCTATTACGGAGCATCCTGACTATGAGCATTTGCTCCGGCCGGCATACAGCTTCAGTGAAGAGCTGATCAAAAAGATCTTTTCCACGCCCGAGGGTATTGTCTGTTCTTTCGAAGAGGCGGTCAGTTTGAGTAGTGTGCGGGGGGTAACGGATTTTCAGCGGGAAGTGGGGGTGCGGGAGTTTTTATTTCTGCCGATCTATAAAGGTGCGGATGCGATCGGCATTTTTACGCTGGTTTCTATGGCAGCGGGGACGTTCGTTGCCGAAGAGCGGGTATTGTTGGAGGGGATTGCCAGGGAGATATCGGTTACGTTATCGAATATCCTTGCCTGGGAGACGATTGAAAGAAAGAATCAGTTATTGGAGCGGTATAAACGGCAACTGGAAGAGGAGAACTATTATCTTCAGGAGCAGATCAAGACCCATGACCGCTATCAGGAATTGATCGGGACCAGTCCGGGCATGCAGCAGATCTATCAATTGATCTCCGAGGTCGCCTTCACCAGCAGCACCGTATTGATCCTGGGTGAGACCGGCACTGGCAAGGAATTAGTAGCGCGGGCCATTCATCAGGCCAGTCCACGCAAGGATAAGCGGATGGTCAAGGTCAACTGCTCGGCGTTGCCGGTCAGTCTAATCGAGAGCGAGTTATTCGGGCACGAGCGGGGCAGTTTTACCGGTGCAACGGAACAGCGGATCGGCAAGTTCGAGCTGGCCAATAACGGTACGCTGTTTCTCGACGAGATCGGGGAATTGTCTGCCGATCTGCAGGTGAAGCTGCTGCGTGCGATACAGGAGAAGGAAATCGAGCGGATCGGGGGCAAGACGACCATCAAGGTTAATGTGAGGATTGTCACTGCGACGAATAGGGATTTGTATAGGGAGGTGCAGGAGGGGAGGTTCAGGAGCGACCTGTACTACCGGCTGCATGTATTTCCGATGACCATACCGCCGTTACGGGAGCGGAAGGAGGATATTCCGGCACTGGTCGGACACTTCATCCAGCGTTACGCGAGGAATACCGGCAAACAGGTTACCAGTGTGTCCAAGAAGGTTATGGAGGAGCTGATGGGGTATGACTGGCCTGGTAATATCCGGGAACTGGAGCATTTGGTCGAGCGTAGTGTCATATTAGCCAAGGGGTCGGTTATTAAAGATATGCATATCCCTTTGGGTGAGCGCAAAGGTGTGGAGAAGGTGGAAAAGCCGGTGCGGACCCTGGTGGAAAATGAGCGGGAGCACATTTTGTGGGCGCTGCGTAAGTGCAATG
- a CDS encoding cbb3-type cytochrome c oxidase subunit I — protein sequence MSPKTIFRRVGFVLAGLLPALACLADDIPSDGRPYSFRFGSWESWVLLVMLILVAMLAGSLILKYQVGRLRESWQEHKSKDKGLRIRELMTGLSKEQIGRILKARQVREHRRSRLPMYLLILVLMMRGREAFGQDSKPGAGTLLSHTGVLVTVILLMVPVLLGILVLAFKARRTARAQQDADKLDSAEDLAEFLETSASDDMDSELAARKAALEYQLSPSELAGDRAAVDDRGLLRVDPRVITPVVARKRKAPLRPEVDAGLSRMILWYLGSAAFWLLLGTSVGEYLGIKFVAPDADHLSWLSFGRLRPVHTNMVFWGWASLGMLGLGNYIVPRVSNTPLASLKLGWWSLWLINAQVLLGTLCLMGGINNGGGEYREYIWPVQLLFAIALTLTLTNFLRTIAKRKTGEIYLSNWYIVSALMYLIVISLVAYLPFWQDGLGETIVQGYYMHQAVGMWFMLFTLGIVYYFLPQQLNRPIYSYSLGILAFWTQILFYTTIGTHHFVFSAIPWWLQTIAIVGSVGMIIPVVAGTTNFLMTFRGGWYKLRDSYTLPFFLTGVIFYFTGSMQGTAEAFRGTNLMWHFTDFTVAHSHLTMYGIISFLIWAASYALVPRLTRQEAPQLTIGAHFWLALLGLLFYTVPLMYGATLKGFLWMSGKPFIEGVVFMGPYWLWRAIGGSMMWLSHLFFAYNMYRMIRPVKEVDVREEAIRRLEKAAGISVAE from the coding sequence ATGTCTCCAAAAACTATTTTCAGAAGGGTGGGTTTCGTGCTGGCGGGTTTGCTGCCGGCGTTGGCCTGTCTGGCGGACGATATTCCCTCCGATGGGCGGCCCTATTCTTTTCGGTTCGGGTCGTGGGAGTCCTGGGTATTGCTGGTTATGCTGATCCTTGTTGCAATGCTCGCGGGTTCGCTGATCCTGAAGTACCAGGTCGGCCGGCTGCGGGAAAGCTGGCAGGAGCATAAGTCAAAGGACAAAGGATTAAGGATAAGGGAGCTGATGACGGGTTTGTCAAAGGAACAGATCGGGCGGATTTTAAAGGCGAGACAGGTGAGGGAACACCGCCGGTCGAGGCTGCCGATGTATCTGTTGATCCTGGTACTGATGATGCGGGGAAGGGAAGCATTTGGGCAGGATTCGAAGCCGGGCGCCGGGACGTTGCTGAGTCACACAGGCGTCCTGGTTACCGTGATCCTGCTGATGGTGCCCGTGCTCCTGGGTATCCTGGTCCTGGCTTTCAAGGCGCGCCGTACCGCCCGGGCGCAACAGGATGCCGACAAGTTGGATTCAGCCGAAGACCTCGCGGAATTTTTGGAGACATCGGCTTCGGACGATATGGATTCGGAACTCGCGGCGAGAAAAGCGGCGCTGGAATACCAACTGTCACCAAGCGAGCTCGCCGGGGATAGGGCCGCGGTTGATGACCGTGGGCTGCTGCGGGTAGACCCGAGGGTGATCACACCGGTGGTTGCGCGGAAACGAAAGGCGCCCCTCCGGCCCGAGGTAGATGCGGGATTGTCGCGGATGATCCTGTGGTACCTTGGTTCCGCGGCTTTTTGGCTGTTGCTGGGGACGTCGGTCGGCGAATACCTCGGGATCAAGTTTGTGGCGCCGGATGCGGATCATTTGAGCTGGCTTAGTTTCGGGCGACTGCGGCCGGTCCATACGAATATGGTTTTTTGGGGATGGGCGTCGCTGGGGATGTTAGGGCTCGGTAATTATATCGTCCCGCGGGTGAGCAATACACCGCTGGCGAGTTTGAAGCTAGGGTGGTGGTCCCTGTGGTTGATCAACGCGCAGGTGCTGCTGGGGACGCTCTGTCTGATGGGCGGCATCAACAACGGCGGCGGGGAATACCGGGAGTATATCTGGCCGGTGCAATTGTTGTTCGCCATAGCGCTGACACTGACGCTCACGAATTTCCTGCGCACGATTGCCAAACGGAAAACGGGAGAGATTTATCTGTCGAACTGGTATATCGTCTCGGCACTGATGTACCTGATCGTGATCTCGCTGGTGGCTTATCTTCCCTTCTGGCAGGATGGCCTGGGCGAGACGATCGTGCAGGGCTATTATATGCACCAGGCGGTGGGGATGTGGTTTATGTTGTTTACACTGGGGATCGTGTATTATTTCCTGCCGCAACAGCTGAACAGGCCGATCTACTCCTATAGCCTGGGTATCCTCGCCTTCTGGACACAGATCCTTTTTTATACGACGATAGGGACGCACCACTTTGTTTTTAGCGCTATCCCCTGGTGGTTGCAGACCATTGCCATCGTGGGCAGCGTGGGCATGATCATACCGGTGGTGGCGGGGACGACGAATTTTCTGATGACGTTCCGAGGCGGCTGGTATAAGCTGCGGGATAGCTATACCCTACCGTTCTTCTTGACGGGGGTGATCTTCTACTTCACGGGGTCGATGCAGGGTACGGCGGAGGCTTTTCGGGGGACTAACCTAATGTGGCATTTTACGGACTTTACGGTTGCGCACTCGCACCTGACGATGTACGGCATTATCTCCTTCTTAATATGGGCAGCATCTTATGCGCTGGTGCCCAGGTTGACGCGCCAGGAGGCGCCACAGCTGACCATCGGCGCGCATTTTTGGCTGGCGTTACTCGGCTTGCTGTTCTATACGGTGCCGCTGATGTATGGGGCGACACTGAAAGGGTTTTTGTGGATGTCGGGAAAACCGTTCATCGAGGGCGTGGTATTCATGGGTCCCTATTGGTTATGGCGGGCGATCGGCGGGAGCATGATGTGGCTGTCTCATTTGTTCTTTGCCTACAACATGTACCGGATGATCAGGCCGGTGAAGGAGGTGGATGTACGGGAGGAGGCGATCCGCAGGCTGGAGAAGGCGGCGGGCATTTCTGTGGCCGAATAA
- a CDS encoding cytochrome c, whose translation MEWFDNHKKLFTTAFLFFGILTLVVAVLPALYNQKNNKPLPGWYGLSPEAARGKQLFIANGCVACHTQQVREVEMDKVWGNRPSLAADYAVNKRTDFWRNTATLMGTERTGPDLTDIGDRQPSIDWHLAHLYNPRIVVKESIMPAYPWLFMTKTNPTAGDKVVNVPAEFRDDQGGKVVATQDALCLVAYLQSLKQIKLPDGTTAPAFLYKREASAARGGGSGGSQEPDGKELFTANCQSCHQANGEGLPGAFPPLKGSSVVNGTDLQKYADIIMHGYNGRPGFGTMPPVGTNAGFTEHEVTAIMNYERSSWGNNAPKVTPEQIKAILSVVNLNNNK comes from the coding sequence ATGGAATGGTTCGATAATCATAAGAAACTTTTTACGACGGCCTTTTTGTTCTTTGGCATCTTGACGCTGGTAGTGGCGGTCCTGCCTGCCTTGTATAACCAAAAAAATAATAAGCCCCTGCCGGGATGGTACGGATTATCGCCTGAAGCGGCGCGGGGAAAGCAGCTCTTCATCGCCAATGGATGTGTGGCCTGTCATACACAGCAGGTACGGGAAGTAGAAATGGACAAGGTTTGGGGAAACCGGCCGAGCCTGGCTGCCGATTATGCGGTGAACAAACGTACCGATTTCTGGCGGAACACGGCGACCCTCATGGGGACGGAACGGACGGGCCCGGACCTCACGGACATCGGCGATCGGCAGCCGAGCATTGACTGGCACCTGGCGCATTTGTATAATCCGCGCATTGTAGTGAAGGAGTCGATCATGCCGGCGTATCCGTGGCTGTTCATGACAAAGACAAACCCAACTGCGGGTGATAAGGTTGTAAACGTGCCCGCGGAGTTTCGGGACGACCAGGGCGGCAAGGTCGTGGCGACACAGGACGCGTTATGTCTGGTGGCCTACCTGCAATCGTTGAAGCAGATCAAACTGCCGGACGGCACGACGGCGCCAGCCTTCTTGTATAAGCGGGAAGCATCCGCGGCCAGAGGCGGCGGCTCGGGAGGTTCGCAGGAACCGGATGGCAAAGAGCTATTCACCGCAAATTGCCAGAGCTGCCACCAGGCGAATGGTGAGGGTTTACCGGGCGCGTTCCCGCCACTCAAAGGCAGTTCGGTGGTGAATGGCACCGATTTGCAGAAGTATGCGGATATTATCATGCACGGGTACAATGGCCGGCCGGGATTCGGGACGATGCCCCCGGTGGGTACCAATGCCGGATTTACCGAGCACGAGGTGACCGCGATCATGAACTATGAGCGGTCCAGCTGGGGCAACAATGCGCCCAAGGTTACGCCGGAGCAGATCAAGGCTATATTGAGCGTGGTCAATTTGAACAACAATAAATGA
- a CDS encoding RrF2 family transcriptional regulator, producing the protein MFSRTCEYGIRAMIFIAQHSKNGARVGIREIAAGIDSPEHFIAKIMQELGRKGVVQSVKGPNGGFYLDDKGRECTLAKIVRMLDGDQLFTGCGLGLRQCSEAHPCPIHEEFKKIRQEIGAMLENSRIGEFTAKLDEHQLFLKRK; encoded by the coding sequence ATGTTTTCGAGAACTTGTGAATACGGCATCCGGGCTATGATCTTTATTGCGCAGCATTCTAAGAACGGCGCAAGGGTAGGGATCAGGGAGATTGCCGCGGGGATTGATTCGCCCGAGCATTTTATCGCGAAGATCATGCAGGAGCTTGGCCGCAAAGGGGTGGTGCAGTCGGTCAAGGGACCGAATGGCGGTTTCTACCTGGACGACAAGGGCCGGGAATGTACCCTGGCGAAGATTGTACGGATGTTGGACGGCGACCAATTGTTCACCGGCTGCGGGTTGGGTCTACGGCAATGTTCCGAGGCGCATCCCTGCCCGATCCACGAGGAGTTTAAGAAGATCCGGCAGGAGATCGGGGCAATGCTGGAAAACTCGCGGATCGGGGAGTTCACTGCGAAGCTGGATGAACACCAGTTGTTCCTCAAACGGAAGTAG
- a CDS encoding nuclear transport factor 2 family protein has product MTHLPSIIKDFIKAANAHDSQAFIDTFAEDALVNDFARNFRGKEQIRNWSDKEMIAPKVTFEADKIIEHYGDFLITALTDGNYDKSKAPDPTYLDYFFTVKDDKIVKLIVIKNKEKSANQETILENNKQSVRQFLSCFSVGDVAGAVALFHDDATYWFPTLRETTEMPAFAEGLKWILSRLDGPIKFKIGQMVAENNKVTVQLECFARTVEGIPYNNLYHIYFEFEGAKVKLAREYNDTAHVFKTLRAGQGEPVRHR; this is encoded by the coding sequence ATGACACATTTACCTTCCATCATCAAAGACTTCATCAAAGCCGCTAATGCCCACGACAGCCAGGCTTTCATCGACACTTTTGCCGAGGATGCCCTGGTCAACGATTTTGCCAGGAATTTCCGGGGGAAAGAGCAGATCAGGAATTGGAGCGATAAAGAAATGATCGCACCGAAAGTGACTTTCGAAGCGGATAAGATCATCGAGCATTATGGTGATTTTCTCATTACCGCTCTGACAGACGGGAATTACGATAAATCGAAAGCGCCGGACCCAACCTATTTGGACTATTTCTTTACTGTTAAGGATGACAAGATTGTCAAATTGATTGTGATCAAGAACAAGGAAAAAAGCGCGAATCAGGAGACGATCCTGGAGAACAACAAGCAAAGCGTGCGGCAGTTCCTCAGTTGCTTCTCGGTGGGTGACGTAGCCGGAGCCGTTGCGCTATTCCATGATGACGCAACGTACTGGTTTCCAACGTTACGGGAAACGACGGAAATGCCCGCTTTTGCTGAGGGGCTCAAATGGATCCTATCGCGTCTCGACGGCCCGATCAAATTCAAGATCGGTCAGATGGTCGCTGAAAATAACAAGGTCACCGTCCAGCTCGAATGTTTCGCCAGGACGGTCGAGGGGATACCTTATAACAATCTTTACCATATATACTTCGAATTCGAAGGTGCGAAGGTCAAACTTGCTCGCGAATACAACGACACCGCTCACGTCTTCAAGACACTGCGCGCCGGCCAAGGGGAGCCTGTACGTCACCGGTAG